The following coding sequences lie in one Pogoniulus pusillus isolate bPogPus1 chromosome 29, bPogPus1.pri, whole genome shotgun sequence genomic window:
- the NCOA5 gene encoding nuclear receptor coactivator 5 isoform X3, translated as MGFPGVLLREPYAFGDGRDARRERSPLRGSPRRDGRNGRDARDARDMRARDMREHRDPRDLRDPRDIRDPRDLRDPRDMRDLRDPREPFYDRYRDPRDMRDPRDMRNPRDARDPRDMRDPWDMRDPRDPMYRREESYDRYLPMEDYYRHKDESCYERYKEPFDRAPGGSEDRLKREERRREELYRQYYEEIKRRFDAERPVDCSVIVVNKQTKDYAESVGRKVRDLGMVVDLIFLNTEMSLTQALDDVSRGGSPFAIVITQQHQVHRSCTVNIMFGTPQEHRNMPQADAMVLVARNYERYKTESREKEREEIARQAAKMADEAVLQERDRPPPLEEGVRGGHPPGIQTLLNLLADNRYLTAEETDKVINYLRERKERLLRGSSEPLQAPMSRQSLGAPSGSSLGAQPSLPSSQAHQGSQPLVSAPSVPVSSSTPQQELQAKILSLFNSGAAAAAVANSSPAASTGTAGTTPNQNFAGVAGAQPRPQMGAGNLNQAQQRLQTPSTQLPALPGPSRNAGPRPGAPPQPQPLYGQHQNRLPAPGSIPTQRPVSSGINFDNPSVQKALDTLIQSGPALSHLVSQTVAQGRAGSSAQQPIGSFQRHY; from the exons ATGGGGTTCCCTGGCGTTCTCCTCAGGGAGCCATATGCCTTCGGGGACGGCCGCGATGCCAGGCGTGAGCGCTCCCCTCTGCGGGGCAGCCCGCGCAGGGACGGCCGCAACGGGCGGGACGCCAGAGACGCTCGAGACATGCGCGCCAGAGACATGCGCGAGCACAGGGACCCACGGGACCTGCGAGACCCCCGCGACATAAGGGATCCACGGGACCTGCGGGACCCCCGCGACATGAGAGACCTGCGGGACCCTCGGGAGCCCTTCTACGATCGATACAGGGACCCCCGGGACATGAGGGACCCACGGGACATGAGGAACCCACGAGATGCGAGGGACCCGCGGGACATGAGGGATCCGTGGGATATGAGAGACCCTCGGGACCCTATGTACAG GCGAGAGGAATCTTACGACCGCTACCTTCCCATGGAGGACTACTATAGGCACAAGGATGAGTCCTGCTACGAGCGCTACAAGGAGCCCTTTGACAGGGCACCAGGGGGTTCCGAAG ACCGTTTGAAGCGGGAGGAGCGGCGCCGGGAGGAGCTCTACCGGCAGTACTACGAAGAAATCAAGAGGCGCTTCGATGCAGAGAGGCCTGTGGACTGTTCTGTGATAGTGGTCAACAAACAGACAAA GGACTATGCGGAGTCAGTGGGGCGCAAGGTGCGGGacctgggcatggtggtggaTCTCATCTTCCTCAACACAGAGATGTCCCTGACACAAGCCCTGGACGATGTGAGCAGAGGAGGATCTCCTTTTGCCATTGTCATCACCCAGCAGCATCAAGTTCACCGCTCTTGCACTGTTAACATCATGTTTGGCACCCCCCAAG agcaccGCAACATGCCCCAGGCTGATGCCATGGTGCTGGTGGCGAGGAACTATGAGCGCTACAAGACAGAGTCTCGGGAGAAGGAGCGGGAGGAAATCGCCCGGCAGGCTGCCAAGATGGCAGacgaggctgtgctgcaggagcggGACCGCCCGCCCCCCTTGGAGGAAGGGGTCAGAGGAGGGCACCCCCCGGGCATCCAGACGCTGCTGAACCTGCTGGCAGACAACCGCTACCTCACCGCTGAGGAGACCGACAAAGTCATCAACTACCTGCGGGAGCGCAAGGAGCggctgctgaggggcagctCGGAGcctctgcagg cacccatGTCAAGGCAGTCTTTGGGGGCGCCTTCAGGATCATCTCTGGGTGCTCAGCCCAGCCTTCCAAGCTCTCAGGCTCATCAGGGTTCACAGCCTCTGGTTTCTGCTccttctgtgccagtgtcctcttctactccccagcaggagctccAAGCGAAGATCCTCAGCCTCTTCAATAGTGGAGCGGCAGCAGCTGCGGTAGCCAACAGCAGCCCCGCGGCCTCCACAGGCACGGCAGGCACCACTCCCAACCAGAACTTTGCTGGCGTGGCTGGTGCCCAGCCCCGGCCACAGATGGGTGCTGGAAATTTAAACCAGGCTCAGCAGCGGTTGCAGACTCCCAGCACgcagctccctgctctcccAGGCCCTTCAAGAAATGCAGGTCCAAGGCCTGGAGCtcctccacagcctcagccGCTCTATGGTCAGCACCAGAATCGCCTGCCAGCGCCTGGCAGCATACCCACTCAGAGGCCAGTGTCTTCTGGTATCAACTTCGACAACCCCAGTGTACAGAAAGCCTTGGACACCCTCATCCAGAGTGGTCCTGCGCTCTCCCATCTTGTGAGCCAGACCGTAGCCCAGGGACGGGCAGGGTCTTCAGCCCAGCAACCCATAGGCTCCTTCCAGCGGCACTACTAA
- the NCOA5 gene encoding nuclear receptor coactivator 5 isoform X4 — protein sequence MRARDMREHRDPRDLRDPRDIRDPRDLRDPRDMRDLRDPREPFYDRYRDPRDMRDPRDMRNPRDARDPRDMRDPWDMRDPRDPMYRREESYDRYLPMEDYYRHKDESCYERYKEPFDRAPGGSEDRLKREERRREELYRQYYEEIKRRFDAERPVDCSVIVVNKQTKDYAESVGRKVRDLGMVVDLIFLNTEMSLTQALDDVSRGGSPFAIVITQQHQVHRSCTVNIMFGTPQEHRNMPQADAMVLVARNYERYKTESREKEREEIARQAAKMADEAVLQERDRPPPLEEGVRGGHPPGIQTLLNLLADNRYLTAEETDKVINYLRERKERLLRGSSEPLQAPMSRQSLGAPSGSSLGAQPSLPSSQAHQGSQPLVSAPSVPVSSSTPQQELQAKILSLFNSGAAAAAVANSSPAASTGTAGTTPNQNFAGVAGAQPRPQMGAGNLNQAQQRLQTPSTQLPALPGPSRNAGPRPGAPPQPQPLYGQHQNRLPAPGSIPTQRPVSSGINFDNPSVQKALDTLIQSGPALSHLVSQTVAQGRAGSSAQQPIGSFQRHY from the exons ATGCGCGCCAGAGACATGCGCGAGCACAGGGACCCACGGGACCTGCGAGACCCCCGCGACATAAGGGATCCACGGGACCTGCGGGACCCCCGCGACATGAGAGACCTGCGGGACCCTCGGGAGCCCTTCTACGATCGATACAGGGACCCCCGGGACATGAGGGACCCACGGGACATGAGGAACCCACGAGATGCGAGGGACCCGCGGGACATGAGGGATCCGTGGGATATGAGAGACCCTCGGGACCCTATGTACAG GCGAGAGGAATCTTACGACCGCTACCTTCCCATGGAGGACTACTATAGGCACAAGGATGAGTCCTGCTACGAGCGCTACAAGGAGCCCTTTGACAGGGCACCAGGGGGTTCCGAAG ACCGTTTGAAGCGGGAGGAGCGGCGCCGGGAGGAGCTCTACCGGCAGTACTACGAAGAAATCAAGAGGCGCTTCGATGCAGAGAGGCCTGTGGACTGTTCTGTGATAGTGGTCAACAAACAGACAAA GGACTATGCGGAGTCAGTGGGGCGCAAGGTGCGGGacctgggcatggtggtggaTCTCATCTTCCTCAACACAGAGATGTCCCTGACACAAGCCCTGGACGATGTGAGCAGAGGAGGATCTCCTTTTGCCATTGTCATCACCCAGCAGCATCAAGTTCACCGCTCTTGCACTGTTAACATCATGTTTGGCACCCCCCAAG agcaccGCAACATGCCCCAGGCTGATGCCATGGTGCTGGTGGCGAGGAACTATGAGCGCTACAAGACAGAGTCTCGGGAGAAGGAGCGGGAGGAAATCGCCCGGCAGGCTGCCAAGATGGCAGacgaggctgtgctgcaggagcggGACCGCCCGCCCCCCTTGGAGGAAGGGGTCAGAGGAGGGCACCCCCCGGGCATCCAGACGCTGCTGAACCTGCTGGCAGACAACCGCTACCTCACCGCTGAGGAGACCGACAAAGTCATCAACTACCTGCGGGAGCGCAAGGAGCggctgctgaggggcagctCGGAGcctctgcagg cacccatGTCAAGGCAGTCTTTGGGGGCGCCTTCAGGATCATCTCTGGGTGCTCAGCCCAGCCTTCCAAGCTCTCAGGCTCATCAGGGTTCACAGCCTCTGGTTTCTGCTccttctgtgccagtgtcctcttctactccccagcaggagctccAAGCGAAGATCCTCAGCCTCTTCAATAGTGGAGCGGCAGCAGCTGCGGTAGCCAACAGCAGCCCCGCGGCCTCCACAGGCACGGCAGGCACCACTCCCAACCAGAACTTTGCTGGCGTGGCTGGTGCCCAGCCCCGGCCACAGATGGGTGCTGGAAATTTAAACCAGGCTCAGCAGCGGTTGCAGACTCCCAGCACgcagctccctgctctcccAGGCCCTTCAAGAAATGCAGGTCCAAGGCCTGGAGCtcctccacagcctcagccGCTCTATGGTCAGCACCAGAATCGCCTGCCAGCGCCTGGCAGCATACCCACTCAGAGGCCAGTGTCTTCTGGTATCAACTTCGACAACCCCAGTGTACAGAAAGCCTTGGACACCCTCATCCAGAGTGGTCCTGCGCTCTCCCATCTTGTGAGCCAGACCGTAGCCCAGGGACGGGCAGGGTCTTCAGCCCAGCAACCCATAGGCTCCTTCCAGCGGCACTACTAA
- the NCOA5 gene encoding nuclear receptor coactivator 5 isoform X2 — protein MSKASSRSSPTRREPYAFGDGRDARRERSPLRGSPRRDGRNGRDARDARDMRARDMREHRDPRDLRDPRDIRDPRDLRDPRDMRDLRDPREPFYDRYRDPRDMRDPRDMRNPRDARDPRDMRDPWDMRDPRDPMYRREESYDRYLPMEDYYRHKDESCYERYKEPFDRAPGGSEDRLKREERRREELYRQYYEEIKRRFDAERPVDCSVIVVNKQTKDYAESVGRKVRDLGMVVDLIFLNTEMSLTQALDDVSRGGSPFAIVITQQHQVHRSCTVNIMFGTPQEHRNMPQADAMVLVARNYERYKTESREKEREEIARQAAKMADEAVLQERDRPPPLEEGVRGGHPPGIQTLLNLLADNRYLTAEETDKVINYLRERKERLLRGSSEPLQAPMSRQSLGAPSGSSLGAQPSLPSSQAHQGSQPLVSAPSVPVSSSTPQQELQAKILSLFNSGAAAAAVANSSPAASTGTAGTTPNQNFAGVAGAQPRPQMGAGNLNQAQQRLQTPSTQLPALPGPSRNAGPRPGAPPQPQPLYGQHQNRLPAPGSIPTQRPVSSGINFDNPSVQKALDTLIQSGPALSHLVSQTVAQGRAGSSAQQPIGSFQRHY, from the exons ATGAGTAAGGCTTCATCAAGGTCCAGCCCGACACGAAG GGAGCCATATGCCTTCGGGGACGGCCGCGATGCCAGGCGTGAGCGCTCCCCTCTGCGGGGCAGCCCGCGCAGGGACGGCCGCAACGGGCGGGACGCCAGAGACGCTCGAGACATGCGCGCCAGAGACATGCGCGAGCACAGGGACCCACGGGACCTGCGAGACCCCCGCGACATAAGGGATCCACGGGACCTGCGGGACCCCCGCGACATGAGAGACCTGCGGGACCCTCGGGAGCCCTTCTACGATCGATACAGGGACCCCCGGGACATGAGGGACCCACGGGACATGAGGAACCCACGAGATGCGAGGGACCCGCGGGACATGAGGGATCCGTGGGATATGAGAGACCCTCGGGACCCTATGTACAG GCGAGAGGAATCTTACGACCGCTACCTTCCCATGGAGGACTACTATAGGCACAAGGATGAGTCCTGCTACGAGCGCTACAAGGAGCCCTTTGACAGGGCACCAGGGGGTTCCGAAG ACCGTTTGAAGCGGGAGGAGCGGCGCCGGGAGGAGCTCTACCGGCAGTACTACGAAGAAATCAAGAGGCGCTTCGATGCAGAGAGGCCTGTGGACTGTTCTGTGATAGTGGTCAACAAACAGACAAA GGACTATGCGGAGTCAGTGGGGCGCAAGGTGCGGGacctgggcatggtggtggaTCTCATCTTCCTCAACACAGAGATGTCCCTGACACAAGCCCTGGACGATGTGAGCAGAGGAGGATCTCCTTTTGCCATTGTCATCACCCAGCAGCATCAAGTTCACCGCTCTTGCACTGTTAACATCATGTTTGGCACCCCCCAAG agcaccGCAACATGCCCCAGGCTGATGCCATGGTGCTGGTGGCGAGGAACTATGAGCGCTACAAGACAGAGTCTCGGGAGAAGGAGCGGGAGGAAATCGCCCGGCAGGCTGCCAAGATGGCAGacgaggctgtgctgcaggagcggGACCGCCCGCCCCCCTTGGAGGAAGGGGTCAGAGGAGGGCACCCCCCGGGCATCCAGACGCTGCTGAACCTGCTGGCAGACAACCGCTACCTCACCGCTGAGGAGACCGACAAAGTCATCAACTACCTGCGGGAGCGCAAGGAGCggctgctgaggggcagctCGGAGcctctgcagg cacccatGTCAAGGCAGTCTTTGGGGGCGCCTTCAGGATCATCTCTGGGTGCTCAGCCCAGCCTTCCAAGCTCTCAGGCTCATCAGGGTTCACAGCCTCTGGTTTCTGCTccttctgtgccagtgtcctcttctactccccagcaggagctccAAGCGAAGATCCTCAGCCTCTTCAATAGTGGAGCGGCAGCAGCTGCGGTAGCCAACAGCAGCCCCGCGGCCTCCACAGGCACGGCAGGCACCACTCCCAACCAGAACTTTGCTGGCGTGGCTGGTGCCCAGCCCCGGCCACAGATGGGTGCTGGAAATTTAAACCAGGCTCAGCAGCGGTTGCAGACTCCCAGCACgcagctccctgctctcccAGGCCCTTCAAGAAATGCAGGTCCAAGGCCTGGAGCtcctccacagcctcagccGCTCTATGGTCAGCACCAGAATCGCCTGCCAGCGCCTGGCAGCATACCCACTCAGAGGCCAGTGTCTTCTGGTATCAACTTCGACAACCCCAGTGTACAGAAAGCCTTGGACACCCTCATCCAGAGTGGTCCTGCGCTCTCCCATCTTGTGAGCCAGACCGTAGCCCAGGGACGGGCAGGGTCTTCAGCCCAGCAACCCATAGGCTCCTTCCAGCGGCACTACTAA
- the NCOA5 gene encoding nuclear receptor coactivator 5 isoform X1: MARGRKSNSIKQSDFTNSTNPQDLERRLFVGNLPTDHMTREEMEEIFSKYGKIRALSMYRGYGFVQYDRLEDVQAALDGEKGRLYKGYRLDIKKAVERRNMSKASSRSSPTRREPYAFGDGRDARRERSPLRGSPRRDGRNGRDARDARDMRARDMREHRDPRDLRDPRDIRDPRDLRDPRDMRDLRDPREPFYDRYRDPRDMRDPRDMRNPRDARDPRDMRDPWDMRDPRDPMYRREESYDRYLPMEDYYRHKDESCYERYKEPFDRAPGGSEDRLKREERRREELYRQYYEEIKRRFDAERPVDCSVIVVNKQTKDYAESVGRKVRDLGMVVDLIFLNTEMSLTQALDDVSRGGSPFAIVITQQHQVHRSCTVNIMFGTPQEHRNMPQADAMVLVARNYERYKTESREKEREEIARQAAKMADEAVLQERDRPPPLEEGVRGGHPPGIQTLLNLLADNRYLTAEETDKVINYLRERKERLLRGSSEPLQAPMSRQSLGAPSGSSLGAQPSLPSSQAHQGSQPLVSAPSVPVSSSTPQQELQAKILSLFNSGAAAAAVANSSPAASTGTAGTTPNQNFAGVAGAQPRPQMGAGNLNQAQQRLQTPSTQLPALPGPSRNAGPRPGAPPQPQPLYGQHQNRLPAPGSIPTQRPVSSGINFDNPSVQKALDTLIQSGPALSHLVSQTVAQGRAGSSAQQPIGSFQRHY, translated from the exons ATGGCTCGAGGACGCAAGAGCAATAGCATCAAACAGAGCGACTTCACTAACAGCACCAACCCTCAGGACTTAGAGAGAAGACTTTTTGTCGGCAATTTGCCCACAGACCACATGACTCGTGAAGAAATGGAAGAGATATTTTCAAAATATGGCAAGATCAGGG CCCTCAGCATGTACCGTGGCTATGGGTTCGTGCAGTATGACCGCCTGGAGGACGTCCAGGCCGCTCTGGATGGGGAGAAGGGCCGCCTTTATAAAGGGTATAGATTAG ATATTAAGAAAGCAGTGGAAAGAAGAAATATGAGTAAGGCTTCATCAAGGTCCAGCCCGACACGAAG GGAGCCATATGCCTTCGGGGACGGCCGCGATGCCAGGCGTGAGCGCTCCCCTCTGCGGGGCAGCCCGCGCAGGGACGGCCGCAACGGGCGGGACGCCAGAGACGCTCGAGACATGCGCGCCAGAGACATGCGCGAGCACAGGGACCCACGGGACCTGCGAGACCCCCGCGACATAAGGGATCCACGGGACCTGCGGGACCCCCGCGACATGAGAGACCTGCGGGACCCTCGGGAGCCCTTCTACGATCGATACAGGGACCCCCGGGACATGAGGGACCCACGGGACATGAGGAACCCACGAGATGCGAGGGACCCGCGGGACATGAGGGATCCGTGGGATATGAGAGACCCTCGGGACCCTATGTACAG GCGAGAGGAATCTTACGACCGCTACCTTCCCATGGAGGACTACTATAGGCACAAGGATGAGTCCTGCTACGAGCGCTACAAGGAGCCCTTTGACAGGGCACCAGGGGGTTCCGAAG ACCGTTTGAAGCGGGAGGAGCGGCGCCGGGAGGAGCTCTACCGGCAGTACTACGAAGAAATCAAGAGGCGCTTCGATGCAGAGAGGCCTGTGGACTGTTCTGTGATAGTGGTCAACAAACAGACAAA GGACTATGCGGAGTCAGTGGGGCGCAAGGTGCGGGacctgggcatggtggtggaTCTCATCTTCCTCAACACAGAGATGTCCCTGACACAAGCCCTGGACGATGTGAGCAGAGGAGGATCTCCTTTTGCCATTGTCATCACCCAGCAGCATCAAGTTCACCGCTCTTGCACTGTTAACATCATGTTTGGCACCCCCCAAG agcaccGCAACATGCCCCAGGCTGATGCCATGGTGCTGGTGGCGAGGAACTATGAGCGCTACAAGACAGAGTCTCGGGAGAAGGAGCGGGAGGAAATCGCCCGGCAGGCTGCCAAGATGGCAGacgaggctgtgctgcaggagcggGACCGCCCGCCCCCCTTGGAGGAAGGGGTCAGAGGAGGGCACCCCCCGGGCATCCAGACGCTGCTGAACCTGCTGGCAGACAACCGCTACCTCACCGCTGAGGAGACCGACAAAGTCATCAACTACCTGCGGGAGCGCAAGGAGCggctgctgaggggcagctCGGAGcctctgcagg cacccatGTCAAGGCAGTCTTTGGGGGCGCCTTCAGGATCATCTCTGGGTGCTCAGCCCAGCCTTCCAAGCTCTCAGGCTCATCAGGGTTCACAGCCTCTGGTTTCTGCTccttctgtgccagtgtcctcttctactccccagcaggagctccAAGCGAAGATCCTCAGCCTCTTCAATAGTGGAGCGGCAGCAGCTGCGGTAGCCAACAGCAGCCCCGCGGCCTCCACAGGCACGGCAGGCACCACTCCCAACCAGAACTTTGCTGGCGTGGCTGGTGCCCAGCCCCGGCCACAGATGGGTGCTGGAAATTTAAACCAGGCTCAGCAGCGGTTGCAGACTCCCAGCACgcagctccctgctctcccAGGCCCTTCAAGAAATGCAGGTCCAAGGCCTGGAGCtcctccacagcctcagccGCTCTATGGTCAGCACCAGAATCGCCTGCCAGCGCCTGGCAGCATACCCACTCAGAGGCCAGTGTCTTCTGGTATCAACTTCGACAACCCCAGTGTACAGAAAGCCTTGGACACCCTCATCCAGAGTGGTCCTGCGCTCTCCCATCTTGTGAGCCAGACCGTAGCCCAGGGACGGGCAGGGTCTTCAGCCCAGCAACCCATAGGCTCCTTCCAGCGGCACTACTAA
- the CD40 gene encoding tumor necrosis factor receptor superfamily member 5 isoform X2, which yields MNRLGLLGAVLLACWQTGAAVRCSARQYEYKGRCCDRCQPGEKLVSECDGTEESVCTRCESGHYQQSWTKERHCAPHDICEDNAGLMVKTEGNATHNTVCQCRAGMHCSDASCQTCLENLPCQRGFGFVAAKAMARMSSPCEPCAEGTFSNISSKTEPCHPWTSCEEKGLAVKVKGTNTSDVICESGGRSSLSVLIPIAAAVVTCLVGICIYCLVHTAPRRQVQKQIEAGNMENVEQKQAVEMGDDILLGQETLLRHQPVAQEDGKESRIAEQERL from the exons ATGAACCGGCTCGGGCTGCTGGGCGCTGTGCTGCTGGCG TGCTGGCAGACTGGCGCCGCTGTAAGGTGCTCTGCAAGGCAGTACGAGTACAAAGGCAGGTGCTGCGACCGCTGCCAGCCAG GGGAAAAGCTGGTCTCTGAATGTGATGGCACAGAAGAGTCTGTCTGCACCCGCTGCGAGAGTGGGCACTACCAGCAGAGCTGGACCAAGGAGAGGCACTGTGCGCCCCACGACATCTGTGAAGACA ATGCTGGCCTCATGGTGAAGACAGAAGGAAATGCAACACACAACACAGTGTGCCAGTGCCGAGCTGGCATGCACTGCTCTGATGCCAGCTGCCAGACCTGCCTGgagaacctgccctgccagcgtGGCTTCGGCTTCGTGGCAG CCAAGGCCATGGCCCggatgtcctctccctgtgagccctgtgcagagggcaCTTTCTCCAACATCTCCTCTAAAACAGAGCCCTGCCACCCCTGGACAAG CTGCGAGGAGAAGGGGCTGGCAGTGAAGGTGAAAGGGACGAACACCTCGGATGTGATCTGCG agtCGGGCGGGCGCTCCTCGCTGTCAGTGCTGATCCCCATCGCAGCTGCTGTCGTCACCTGCCTTGTGGGCATCTGCATCTACTGTCTGGTCCACACAG CTCCCAGGCGACAGGTGCAGAAGCAG ATAGAGGCTGGCAACATGGAGAACGTGGAGCAGAAGCAGGCTGTGGAGATGGGGGATGACATCTTACTTGGGCAGGAGACCCTGCTCAGACACCAGCCTGTGGCCCAGGAGGATGGCAAGGAGAGCCGCATCGCggagcaggagaggctgtga
- the CD40 gene encoding tumor necrosis factor receptor superfamily member 5 isoform X1 produces the protein MNRLGLLGAVLLACWQTGAAVRCSARQYEYKGRCCDRCQPGEKLVSECDGTEESVCTRCESGHYQQSWTKERHCAPHDICEDNAGLMVKTEGNATHNTVCQCRAGMHCSDASCQTCLENLPCQRGFGFVAAKAMARMSSPCEPCAEGTFSNISSKTEPCHPWTSCEEKGLAVKVKGTNTSDVICAESGGRSSLSVLIPIAAAVVTCLVGICIYCLVHTAPRRQVQKQIEAGNMENVEQKQAVEMGDDILLGQETLLRHQPVAQEDGKESRIAEQERL, from the exons ATGAACCGGCTCGGGCTGCTGGGCGCTGTGCTGCTGGCG TGCTGGCAGACTGGCGCCGCTGTAAGGTGCTCTGCAAGGCAGTACGAGTACAAAGGCAGGTGCTGCGACCGCTGCCAGCCAG GGGAAAAGCTGGTCTCTGAATGTGATGGCACAGAAGAGTCTGTCTGCACCCGCTGCGAGAGTGGGCACTACCAGCAGAGCTGGACCAAGGAGAGGCACTGTGCGCCCCACGACATCTGTGAAGACA ATGCTGGCCTCATGGTGAAGACAGAAGGAAATGCAACACACAACACAGTGTGCCAGTGCCGAGCTGGCATGCACTGCTCTGATGCCAGCTGCCAGACCTGCCTGgagaacctgccctgccagcgtGGCTTCGGCTTCGTGGCAG CCAAGGCCATGGCCCggatgtcctctccctgtgagccctgtgcagagggcaCTTTCTCCAACATCTCCTCTAAAACAGAGCCCTGCCACCCCTGGACAAG CTGCGAGGAGAAGGGGCTGGCAGTGAAGGTGAAAGGGACGAACACCTCGGATGTGATCTGCG cagagtCGGGCGGGCGCTCCTCGCTGTCAGTGCTGATCCCCATCGCAGCTGCTGTCGTCACCTGCCTTGTGGGCATCTGCATCTACTGTCTGGTCCACACAG CTCCCAGGCGACAGGTGCAGAAGCAG ATAGAGGCTGGCAACATGGAGAACGTGGAGCAGAAGCAGGCTGTGGAGATGGGGGATGACATCTTACTTGGGCAGGAGACCCTGCTCAGACACCAGCCTGTGGCCCAGGAGGATGGCAAGGAGAGCCGCATCGCggagcaggagaggctgtga